Within the Flavobacterium sp. 9R genome, the region TACGGCTTGGATTCTTGCTGGTGGGGCGCATCATACGGTTTATAGCCAAGCAGTAACTACCGAATTTATGGAAGATTTTGCAGATATTGCTGGTATCGAATTATTGGTAATTGATGAAAAAACAACAATAAGAGACTTTAAAGACAAGCTTAATGCTAATGAAGCATACTTTCATTTGTTTCAACATGGCTTGTAAAAAGAAAAAAGTGTAGGTTAGCACTGTCTGCGTGAGTGATGGCAGTGGAGCTCTTTTTTTGATTCCGTTTTTTCGGAATCAAAAAAAAGCGGGAACGTACAGCACGACCCTCTGTCTCGTCTTTTCCGACGAGACGGAGGGGCACGCCCAACAAAAATTTTTGTTTATAGTTATTTCTAAAAACCAAAAAAACAAATATATGAATCTAGTAAAACGTTGTATTTATGGAATTTCCATTTTAAGTTTAGCGAGTATGAATGTGCAATGCAAAGGAGAAAAAAAAACAGATGCAGCGGAAACTGCACTTGAAACGAAAGCTACAGATGCTGTATCTATAGCCAAAACAATGTATGGTAAAACAGATAAAGGGGTACAAATAGACCGCTATACATTGAAAAACCAAAAAGGAATGGAAGTTGACATCATCACTTTTGGTGGGATTATTTCTTCTCTAAAAGTGCCTAACAAAGCGGGGAAATCCGAGGAAGTGGTACTTGGTTTTAACTCATTGGAACAATACATGAAGCCTAATCCGTATTTTGGAGCACTTATCGGAAGATATGGCAACCGTATTGCAAAAGGTAAATTTACTTTGGATGGAAAACAATATTCCTTGGCGATCAACAACACCCCAAATGCCTTGCACGGAGGTCCTGAAGGATTTCACCGAGTGGTTTGGACTGCCGAAGAAGCCAAAGGAGGCGATACTGCTTCGCTAAAATTGAAGTATGTAGCCAAAGACATGGAAGAAGGTTATCCTGGCAACTTGACGGTTTTTGTAACCTATACTTTGAATAAAGACAATGCTTTGGATGTTTTGTATGAAGCCACTACCGATAAAAAAACGATCGTAAACCTAACACAACATTCGTATTTCAATCTGTCTGCTGATTTTTCTAAACCTATTTTAGACCACGAAATCATGATTGATGCAGACAAATTGGTTCCTGTAGCTGCAACTTTGATTCCAACTGGACAGTTGACGGATGTTACCAATACTCCATTTGACTTTAGAAAACCGAAATTGGTTGGTGCAGCAATAGAAGCCAAAGACGAACAATTGAAAAACGGATTGGGTTATGACCATTGCTGGGTCTTGAACAACCAAAACAAAGGAGAACGATTAGTAGCCTCAGCTTATCATGCTACAAGCGGAAGAGTATTAGAAGTGTACACAGACCAACCTGGAATTCAGTTCTACTCTGGTAACTTTTTGGATGGA harbors:
- a CDS encoding aldose epimerase family protein, whose product is MNLVKRCIYGISILSLASMNVQCKGEKKTDAAETALETKATDAVSIAKTMYGKTDKGVQIDRYTLKNQKGMEVDIITFGGIISSLKVPNKAGKSEEVVLGFNSLEQYMKPNPYFGALIGRYGNRIAKGKFTLDGKQYSLAINNTPNALHGGPEGFHRVVWTAEEAKGGDTASLKLKYVAKDMEEGYPGNLTVFVTYTLNKDNALDVLYEATTDKKTIVNLTQHSYFNLSADFSKPILDHEIMIDADKLVPVAATLIPTGQLTDVTNTPFDFRKPKLVGAAIEAKDEQLKNGLGYDHCWVLNNQNKGERLVASAYHATSGRVLEVYTDQPGIQFYSGNFLDGTLPMRNGGTYAHRTGFCLETQHYPDSPNQKDFPTTVLNPGENYKTKTTFKFSVK